The Sulfuricaulis sp. genome has a window encoding:
- a CDS encoding NnrS family protein gives MSPDNTNHSASSRWDSFTAAPHRMMFLPGALQTVLIMLFWLAELLARAGWSEPLRLVLPSISAHVFLMLFGLFPYFIFGFLFTVYPRWMGGPVIAASRYVAVFFFLVTGMVLFYAGLFFSLLLVALALVLQLLGWALALHALFTVFRQAPKHGPHERLLNLALAAGAVGILCFLTGVLIQSPLAFTLAREIGLWLFLMPVVFLVAHRMIPFFTQSALINYLMVRPAWTPPLMVVCVVAHAAFELAGLPAWRFLADAPLAAAALHHSWLWQFRRSFHARLLAMLHIAFLWLGIGMALFTAQSLTLLVTGTDYFARAPLHALGIGFFGGMIVAMASRVTLGHSGRALEADDLTWRVLFGINLVAALRIAAEFAPAAASSILNVLAAVVWLLAFLLWARLYAPMYLRPRADGNPG, from the coding sequence ATGTCTCCCGACAACACTAATCATTCCGCCTCCTCTCGCTGGGACAGCTTTACCGCCGCGCCGCACCGGATGATGTTTCTCCCCGGCGCGCTCCAGACCGTACTGATCATGTTGTTCTGGCTCGCCGAGCTACTCGCGCGCGCAGGCTGGTCAGAACCCCTGCGACTCGTGCTGCCCTCCATATCGGCGCATGTGTTTCTCATGCTGTTCGGATTGTTTCCGTATTTTATTTTCGGATTCCTGTTCACCGTTTACCCGCGCTGGATGGGCGGCCCGGTAATAGCGGCCTCGCGATACGTCGCCGTTTTCTTTTTTCTCGTTACAGGCATGGTTTTGTTTTACGCGGGCCTGTTCTTTTCTCTCCTTCTCGTGGCGCTGGCACTGGTCCTGCAACTGCTGGGATGGGCGTTGGCGCTCCATGCATTGTTCACGGTTTTCCGCCAGGCACCCAAACACGGACCGCATGAGCGCCTGCTCAATCTCGCGCTCGCCGCCGGCGCAGTCGGTATCCTGTGTTTCCTCACGGGCGTCCTGATCCAGTCGCCGCTGGCGTTTACGTTGGCGCGCGAGATCGGCCTATGGCTGTTTCTGATGCCGGTGGTGTTCCTGGTAGCGCATCGCATGATTCCGTTTTTCACCCAGAGCGCGCTCATCAATTACCTGATGGTGCGCCCGGCGTGGACACCGCCGCTGATGGTGGTGTGCGTCGTGGCGCACGCGGCCTTCGAGCTCGCCGGATTGCCGGCGTGGCGCTTTCTCGCGGACGCGCCGCTGGCGGCGGCGGCGCTGCATCACTCGTGGTTGTGGCAATTCCGCCGCAGCTTTCACGCGCGCCTGCTGGCGATGCTGCACATCGCCTTCCTGTGGCTCGGCATCGGCATGGCGCTGTTCACCGCGCAGAGCCTGACGCTGCTCGTCACCGGCACGGATTATTTCGCGCGCGCGCCGCTGCACGCGCTCGGCATCGGATTCTTCGGCGGCATGATCGTGGCCATGGCCTCGCGCGTCACGCTCGGCCACTCCGGCCGCGCGCTCGAAGCCGACGATCTCACCTGGCGCGTGTTGTTCGGCATCAACCTGGTCGCGGCATTGCGCATCGCCGCGGAGTTCGCGCCCGCGGCTGCCAGCAGCATACTGAATGTACTGGCGGCGGTTGTTTGGCTGCTGGCCTTCCTGTTATGGGCCCGGCTGTATGCGCCGATGTACCTGCGGCCGCGCGCAGACGGAAACCCCGGCTAG
- a CDS encoding COX15/CtaA family protein codes for MINTASHNKQVAGWLLVVAAMIFLMVVLGGTTRLTRSGLSIVEWRLFEGTLPPLTEAHWQEMFDLYKKTPEYQKINVGMDLAGFEKIFWLEYLHRLWGRLIFFVALVPLLWFLWRGRIEKKLIPRMVAVPLLVALNGVLGWLMVASGLIDLPRVSPYRLTAHLGLAVAIYAYILWLALNLVSERRPVNASPELRRFAHTVTGLVFIMILSGGFVAGTKAGFAFNTFPWMNGRFFPEGMYAMQPFWINLFENIATVQFNHRLLAFLLCLVIPVFWWKVMRAGLSYRARRAAHLLLGWLVVQVLLGIATVVNVTPVSLGAAHQAGALVLFSLALYLLHTLRSRQN; via the coding sequence ATGATAAACACTGCATCACATAATAAGCAGGTCGCCGGCTGGCTGCTGGTTGTCGCGGCAATGATTTTTTTGATGGTGGTGCTGGGTGGGACCACGCGACTCACGCGCTCGGGCCTGTCCATCGTCGAATGGCGGCTTTTTGAGGGCACGCTGCCGCCGCTGACCGAGGCACACTGGCAGGAGATGTTCGATCTGTACAAAAAAACGCCCGAGTATCAGAAAATCAACGTCGGCATGGATCTCGCCGGCTTTGAGAAAATATTCTGGCTCGAGTACCTGCACCGTCTCTGGGGCCGGCTGATTTTTTTCGTTGCGCTGGTGCCACTGTTGTGGTTCCTGTGGCGCGGCCGCATCGAGAAGAAATTGATCCCGCGCATGGTGGCAGTACCCTTGCTGGTGGCGCTGAATGGCGTGCTCGGCTGGCTCATGGTGGCGAGCGGCCTCATTGATCTGCCGCGCGTGAGCCCCTATCGCCTGACCGCGCACCTGGGGCTGGCGGTGGCGATCTACGCCTATATCCTGTGGTTAGCGCTGAATCTCGTTTCGGAACGCAGGCCGGTCAACGCTTCGCCGGAATTGCGGCGATTCGCGCATACCGTTACCGGTCTGGTATTTATCATGATCCTCTCGGGCGGATTTGTTGCCGGCACCAAGGCCGGGTTCGCCTTCAATACTTTCCCGTGGATGAACGGGAGATTTTTTCCGGAGGGGATGTACGCCATGCAACCGTTCTGGATCAACCTGTTCGAGAACATCGCCACGGTGCAGTTCAATCATCGCCTGCTCGCGTTTCTGCTGTGTCTGGTGATCCCGGTCTTCTGGTGGAAGGTAATGCGTGCGGGCCTGTCATACCGGGCACGGCGCGCGGCGCACCTGCTGCTCGGCTGGCTCGTGGTGCAGGTGCTGCTGGGCATCGCCACGGTGGTAAATGTCACGCCGGTTTCACTGGGCGCGGCGCACCAGGCCGGTGCGCTGGTGCTGTTCAGCCTCGCGCTGTATCTCTTGCATACGCTCCGTAGCCGTCAGAACTGA
- a CDS encoding heme A synthase, translating into MTEHAANQPTSGRASSLYTLLVSVSILLVLIVVILSAYLRLSGSGLGCADWPSCYALIKAETSGTESLAAAHLVPPWATATHRLVASALGMLVLGIAVTAWRRRREPGQSVLIPLAVLGLTVFLSILGYKTPSPLLPWVTLSNLLGGMAMLAMLWWLGQRSVSTKTENIQRHELRPWALIGIFIVFFQIALGGWVSANFAALACTDLPGCGGYPWSDGPWRESFNLSRVLPATDAGAVITGDAGKIIHLVHRAGAVLTFLYMAWLGWRAIGSGSRYRGTGITILVFLALQILLGISAVAFSLPLALVTAHNAIATLLLLSIVNLNHLLTPR; encoded by the coding sequence ATGACCGAACACGCCGCCAACCAGCCGACATCCGGCCGTGCGAGCAGTCTTTACACGCTGCTGGTCTCTGTTTCCATCTTGCTGGTGCTGATTGTGGTGATACTGAGCGCCTATTTGCGCCTGTCGGGCAGTGGCCTGGGTTGCGCTGACTGGCCGTCCTGCTACGCACTGATCAAGGCGGAAACAAGCGGCACGGAATCGCTGGCCGCGGCGCATCTGGTGCCGCCGTGGGCCACCGCGACGCATCGTTTAGTGGCCTCCGCGCTGGGCATGCTGGTGCTGGGGATCGCGGTCACGGCGTGGCGCCGGCGCCGGGAACCGGGGCAATCCGTCCTGATCCCGCTCGCGGTGCTGGGGCTGACCGTCTTTCTTTCGATACTGGGTTACAAAACGCCCTCGCCGCTGCTGCCGTGGGTCACGCTCAGCAATCTGCTCGGCGGCATGGCCATGCTGGCCATGTTGTGGTGGCTGGGGCAACGCTCCGTATCAACCAAAACAGAAAATATACAGAGGCACGAGTTGCGGCCATGGGCGCTGATTGGAATTTTCATTGTCTTCTTTCAGATTGCACTGGGTGGATGGGTCAGCGCTAATTTCGCGGCGCTCGCCTGCACCGATCTTCCCGGTTGCGGCGGTTATCCCTGGAGCGATGGCCCTTGGCGCGAGAGCTTTAACCTGTCTCGCGTATTGCCAGCCACGGACGCCGGTGCCGTAATCACGGGCGATGCCGGCAAGATCATTCATCTGGTGCATCGCGCCGGCGCGGTTCTCACATTCCTTTATATGGCATGGCTCGGCTGGCGCGCCATCGGTTCGGGAAGCCGTTATCGCGGCACGGGCATTACGATACTGGTTTTTCTCGCGCTGCAAATCCTTCTCGGCATATCTGCCGTCGCCTTCAGCCTGCCCCTCGCTCTGGTGACAGCGCATAATGCGATTGCCACGCTATTATTGCTGTCCATCGTGAACCTGAACCATCTCCTGACACCGAGATAA
- a CDS encoding cbb3-type cytochrome c oxidase subunit I, producing the protein MANTAEFRTCPDTGLLFHKPAETLMKLNAVVGIVFLLIGGVLGLLMGLTRWPTVHLLQADSFYMLLTAHGVSVLIFWIIFFEIAVLYFTCTTLLKSRLAGPRWAWLGFALMVIGSITTMVSIFQGRSSVMMTSYVPMSAEPHFYLGLILFAVGALIGCFVFLGTLVIARAERTYGDGSIPLVTFGALTACIIAIFTIASGAIILIPTFLWKIGYINHIDPLMYRILWWGMGHSSQQINVSAHIAVWYAVMGVVFGARPLSEKVSRSAFLLYILFLQLASAHHLLVDPGIGTEWKIFNTSYAMYLAVLASMIHGLTVPGAMEAAQRKRGFNKGLFEWLRKAPWGNPTFAGVFLSILIFGFLGGISGVVMGTEQINLIIHNTLYVPGHFHATVVGGTTLAFMALTYWLVPILFRRDIILPSLSKFQPYLFGIGMSGFCLFMMGAGTLGVPRRHWDISFSGAIFGHQFPETAYLLLGLTGISVILAVIGGGLFILQIVGSVFFGRKRGETKSATPMIAEMVAPGLHGIGMGGISVPGTLVLALVFLTSFILYYFVNWKYLSQVWGLG; encoded by the coding sequence ATGGCGAATACTGCGGAATTCCGAACCTGTCCCGACACCGGCCTGCTGTTCCACAAGCCGGCCGAGACGCTGATGAAACTCAACGCCGTTGTCGGCATCGTGTTCCTGCTGATTGGTGGTGTGCTCGGCCTGCTGATGGGCCTGACGCGCTGGCCCACGGTGCACCTGCTGCAGGCTGATTCGTTTTACATGTTGTTGACCGCGCATGGCGTCAGCGTACTGATTTTCTGGATCATCTTCTTTGAAATTGCAGTATTGTATTTCACCTGTACTACCTTGCTGAAATCACGTCTCGCGGGCCCGCGCTGGGCGTGGCTCGGTTTTGCGCTAATGGTCATCGGTTCCATCACGACCATGGTCTCCATCTTCCAGGGCCGTTCCAGCGTGATGATGACCTCGTACGTGCCGATGTCAGCCGAGCCACATTTCTATCTGGGGCTGATCCTGTTTGCGGTCGGCGCGCTGATCGGATGTTTCGTGTTTCTGGGCACGCTGGTGATCGCGCGCGCGGAACGCACCTACGGCGACGGGTCGATCCCGCTGGTCACATTCGGCGCCCTGACGGCCTGCATCATCGCCATCTTTACCATCGCTTCGGGCGCCATTATTTTGATTCCGACCTTCCTGTGGAAGATTGGCTACATCAACCACATTGATCCTCTCATGTACCGTATCCTCTGGTGGGGCATGGGCCATTCCTCCCAGCAAATCAACGTCTCGGCCCATATCGCCGTGTGGTACGCGGTCATGGGCGTGGTATTCGGCGCGCGGCCGCTGTCCGAGAAGGTCTCGCGCTCGGCGTTTCTGCTGTACATCCTGTTTCTGCAACTCGCCAGCGCGCATCACCTGCTGGTGGATCCGGGCATTGGCACGGAATGGAAGATCTTCAACACCAGCTACGCCATGTACCTGGCGGTGCTGGCGAGCATGATCCACGGCCTGACGGTGCCGGGCGCGATGGAGGCGGCGCAGCGCAAGCGCGGCTTCAACAAGGGCCTGTTCGAGTGGCTGCGCAAGGCGCCGTGGGGCAACCCGACTTTTGCCGGCGTGTTTCTCTCGATTCTCATCTTCGGTTTTCTCGGCGGCATTTCCGGCGTGGTTATGGGTACGGAGCAGATCAACCTGATCATCCACAACACCCTGTACGTGCCGGGTCATTTCCATGCCACCGTGGTCGGCGGCACCACGCTCGCCTTCATGGCCCTGACCTACTGGCTGGTGCCGATACTGTTCCGGCGTGACATCATTCTGCCGTCGCTGTCGAAATTCCAGCCATATCTTTTCGGCATCGGCATGTCAGGGTTCTGTCTGTTCATGATGGGCGCCGGCACGCTGGGCGTGCCGCGGCGTCACTGGGACATCTCCTTCAGCGGCGCCATCTTCGGGCATCAGTTTCCGGAAACGGCGTACCTGCTGCTGGGCCTGACGGGCATCAGCGTTATCCTCGCGGTAATCGGCGGCGGGCTGTTTATATTGCAGATCGTCGGCTCGGTGTTCTTCGGCCGTAAGCGTGGCGAAACCAAGAGTGCGACCCCGATGATTGCCGAAATGGTTGCACCGGGTCTGCATGGCATCGGCATGGGCGGGATCTCCGTGCCCGGCACGCTGGTGTTGGCGCTGGTGTTCCTGACCTCGTTCATCCTGTACTACTTCGTCAACTGGAAGTACTTGTCCCAGGTCTGGGGCCTCGGCTAG
- a CDS encoding SCO family protein, which produces MHNPPAASAAGSSPSNFDEKTALTISQGVIGKFVGDYTLTATDGRRVRLSEYRGKPLVISLIYTSCYHICPTTTQHLAKVTRTARAALGPESFSVLSIGFDTPKDTPVAMRQFSLDQGIDISGWLFLSADAPSMEGLTKELGFISYRAPHGFDHLIQATVIDAQGKIYRQVYGMTFETPLLVEPLKELVFGKPVAHSFLSSLSNKIKLFCTVYDPTTDKYRFDYSIFMGLFIGASSIGIVSFLVFREWRRNRRRRG; this is translated from the coding sequence ATGCATAACCCGCCAGCGGCGTCAGCGGCGGGAAGTTCGCCATCGAATTTCGATGAAAAGACCGCGCTCACCATCAGTCAGGGTGTGATCGGCAAATTCGTCGGTGATTACACGCTGACGGCGACGGACGGACGCCGTGTGCGCTTGTCGGAATATCGCGGCAAGCCGCTGGTGATCAGCCTCATCTACACCAGCTGCTATCACATCTGTCCCACCACGACGCAGCATCTCGCCAAGGTGACGCGCACCGCACGCGCCGCGCTCGGGCCGGAGAGTTTCAGCGTTCTCAGCATCGGTTTCGACACGCCGAAAGACACACCGGTGGCCATGCGCCAGTTTTCGCTGGATCAGGGTATCGACATTTCCGGCTGGTTGTTTCTGAGTGCCGACGCGCCTTCGATGGAAGGTCTCACAAAAGAGCTTGGCTTCATTTCCTATCGCGCGCCGCACGGCTTCGATCACCTGATCCAGGCGACGGTGATCGATGCGCAGGGAAAAATTTATCGTCAGGTTTACGGAATGACCTTCGAGACGCCGCTGCTCGTGGAGCCGTTGAAGGAGCTGGTCTTCGGGAAACCGGTTGCGCACTCATTTCTCTCCAGCCTCAGCAACAAGATCAAGTTGTTCTGCACCGTCTACGACCCGACAACCGACAAGTATCGTTTTGATTATTCGATATTCATGGGACTATTCATCGGCGCCAGTTCCATCGGCATCGTGAGTTTTCTGGTTTTCCGGGAATGGCGTCGAAACCGCCGACGCCGGGGTTGA
- a CDS encoding cytochrome b N-terminal domain-containing protein, which translates to MLEAIQRTGRQAFAFVENAFDAAFGPRINPFYHLGALSFFFFWVVTASGIYLFIFFETSIEGAYRSVEYLTHSQWYLGGVARSLHRYASDAMVVVVLLHLVREFVLDRYRGVRWYAWITGVMLLWFLYASGIGGYWLVWDRLAQYIAVVTAEWLDWLPIFSESIARNFLNSATVSDRFFSLLSFMHIGIPLFLLLGMWIHIQRISRAKTNPPRAIMIGTLTALTALSLVYPALSQGPADLDTVVGVVQPDWFYLMLYPLIDVWSPGAVWAIAGGGTLLLMILPWLPRRQEAAAAVVSLANCNGCGRCFADCPYSAVIIQPRTDGLPYESEASVNPDLCTACGICAGACPTATPFRRTTELVAGIDMPLLPVREIRQRTLDAMMGLSGNDRVLVYGCHSSGNLASLETSGVGVVALPCVGALPPAFIDFVVTRRHADGVMLVGCAAGDCYHRLGVEWMEQRLAGQRDPYLRGRVSRDRIATVWVAPSGAALLMRELEAFRARLREMGPYQKGGGLPPSSAPPDPNQDEARDVSYRMG; encoded by the coding sequence TTGTTAGAAGCCATACAGCGCACGGGTCGTCAGGCATTTGCGTTTGTGGAAAATGCTTTTGATGCCGCGTTCGGTCCCCGGATCAATCCTTTTTACCACCTCGGGGCGCTGTCTTTTTTCTTCTTCTGGGTCGTGACGGCCAGCGGCATTTATCTCTTTATTTTTTTCGAGACCAGCATCGAGGGCGCTTACCGTTCGGTCGAATATTTGACGCACAGCCAGTGGTACCTGGGCGGAGTGGCACGCAGCCTGCACCGCTATGCCTCGGATGCGATGGTGGTTGTTGTGCTGCTGCATCTGGTGCGCGAGTTCGTTCTGGATCGCTACCGGGGCGTGCGCTGGTATGCGTGGATCACGGGGGTGATGCTGTTGTGGTTCCTGTACGCCTCGGGCATCGGCGGTTACTGGCTGGTGTGGGACCGCCTGGCTCAGTACATCGCGGTGGTGACCGCGGAGTGGCTCGACTGGCTGCCGATCTTCAGTGAATCCATCGCGCGAAATTTTCTCAACAGCGCAACCGTCAGTGACCGTTTTTTCTCGTTGCTGTCCTTCATGCACATCGGCATTCCGCTGTTTCTGCTGCTTGGCATGTGGATCCATATCCAGCGCATCAGCCGCGCCAAAACCAATCCGCCACGGGCGATCATGATCGGCACGCTGACGGCGCTCACGGCGCTGTCGCTGGTGTATCCGGCGTTGAGCCAGGGGCCGGCCGATCTCGACACAGTGGTCGGCGTGGTGCAGCCCGACTGGTTTTATCTCATGCTTTATCCGCTGATCGATGTCTGGTCACCGGGAGCTGTCTGGGCCATCGCGGGTGGCGGCACCTTGTTGCTGATGATCCTGCCGTGGCTCCCGCGCAGGCAGGAGGCGGCCGCGGCCGTGGTCAGCCTTGCGAATTGCAACGGGTGCGGACGCTGCTTTGCGGATTGCCCTTACAGCGCGGTGATCATACAGCCGCGCACCGACGGGCTGCCGTATGAGAGTGAGGCTTCCGTAAATCCGGATTTGTGCACGGCCTGCGGGATCTGCGCCGGCGCCTGCCCGACCGCTACACCGTTTCGACGCACGACGGAACTCGTTGCCGGCATCGACATGCCGCTCCTGCCGGTGCGCGAGATACGTCAACGCACACTGGATGCCATGATGGGACTTTCCGGAAATGACCGGGTACTCGTCTACGGCTGCCATTCCAGCGGCAACCTGGCGTCGCTTGAAACATCGGGAGTCGGCGTGGTCGCGTTGCCTTGCGTGGGGGCCTTGCCGCCTGCGTTCATCGATTTTGTCGTCACCCGTCGCCACGCCGATGGTGTGATGCTCGTCGGGTGTGCGGCGGGCGATTGTTATCATCGACTGGGAGTGGAATGGATGGAGCAGCGCCTGGCGGGACAGCGCGATCCTTATCTGCGCGGGCGCGTGTCGCGCGACCGGATCGCCACTGTCTGGGTGGCGCCGTCAGGTGCCGCGCTACTGATGCGTGAACTGGAAGCCTTTCGCGCACGGCTGCGGGAAATGGGGCCATACCAGAAAGGCGGAGGCTTGCCACCGTCTTCCGCGCCCCCGGATCCAAATCAAGACGAGGCGAGAGATGTCTCTTATCGCATGGGATGA
- a CDS encoding hemerythrin family protein yields MSLIAWDDRFSVGDASVDHEHRELIGLINETYDRLKRPDADITVPDFLGEIYTRISAHFALEEKLMRASRYVHFQEHKADHERLLDEIRDIMDDYEDKRIFDAEQLVQRLGAWFGVHFRTHDARLHRNLG; encoded by the coding sequence ATGTCTCTTATCGCATGGGATGACCGGTTTTCAGTCGGTGATGCATCCGTCGATCACGAGCATCGTGAACTCATCGGGCTTATCAACGAAACCTACGACAGGTTAAAGCGTCCCGACGCTGACATCACCGTGCCCGATTTTCTCGGCGAGATATATACGCGCATATCCGCGCACTTTGCACTCGAGGAAAAACTCATGCGCGCGAGTCGCTATGTTCACTTCCAGGAGCATAAGGCGGATCATGAGCGCCTGCTGGACGAAATCCGCGATATCATGGACGATTACGAGGACAAACGGATTTTCGATGCGGAGCAACTCGTGCAGCGCTTGGGGGCGTGGTTTGGCGTGCATTTCCGCACGCACGACGCGCGGCTGCACCGGAATCTGGGCTAA
- a CDS encoding cbb3-type cytochrome c oxidase subunit I has product MEFSLPIPDGARRNLARGWLLLGLVSLLVSGIFSVLLVLARTPYVQNFFPWTDFFHTALVVHVDLSVLVWFLAFGGVLWSLNSTPRFLSAGRLALLLAILGTLVMATAPFLGAGEALMSNYIPVLQHPLFLAGLLLFTGGIGLLVLRAMGAIPPVGQWMQGAAALRFGLNTAAVSAMLALMAFGWSYFTVPDILRGKPYYELLFWGGGHVLQFTYTLLMLVSWLWLASASNVRLALSPRVALVFFGFGLAAVFITPIIYYSYPVTSVEHIKLFTWLMQYGGSLAALPLSLALLHGLWRAERAQGDAQPLRAALIASMVLFGAGGVIGFLITGTNVTIPAHYHGSIVGVTLALMGLTYYLLPHFGYRRPDMKLARLQPYFYGGGQLLHVLGLVISGGYGVQRKVAGAAQELDTVERVAGMGLMGLGGMISIIGGFLFIYVCYRAMWPKQSFSAKP; this is encoded by the coding sequence ATGGAATTCTCGCTTCCGATTCCCGACGGCGCGCGCCGCAACCTGGCGCGCGGCTGGTTGTTGCTCGGACTGGTTTCGCTCCTGGTCTCGGGAATTTTCTCGGTGCTGCTGGTACTGGCGCGCACCCCCTACGTACAGAATTTTTTCCCGTGGACGGATTTTTTCCACACCGCGCTGGTGGTGCACGTGGACCTCTCGGTGCTGGTCTGGTTTCTCGCTTTTGGCGGCGTGTTGTGGAGTCTCAATTCCACGCCGCGGTTTTTGAGCGCCGGCCGACTGGCACTCCTGCTCGCCATACTGGGAACACTCGTAATGGCGACGGCACCCTTCCTCGGCGCGGGTGAGGCCTTGATGAGCAACTATATCCCGGTGTTGCAGCACCCGCTGTTCCTGGCCGGTCTGCTGTTGTTTACCGGCGGCATAGGCTTGCTGGTGTTGCGCGCCATGGGGGCGATCCCGCCGGTGGGCCAGTGGATGCAGGGCGCCGCCGCCTTGCGCTTCGGACTCAATACGGCGGCGGTGTCGGCGATGCTGGCACTTATGGCCTTTGGTTGGTCGTATTTCACGGTTCCGGACATTTTGCGCGGCAAGCCGTATTACGAGCTGCTGTTCTGGGGCGGTGGGCATGTGCTGCAATTCACCTACACGCTGCTCATGCTGGTCTCATGGCTGTGGCTGGCCTCGGCCAGCAACGTGCGCCTCGCGCTGAGTCCTCGCGTGGCGCTGGTTTTTTTCGGATTCGGACTCGCCGCCGTGTTTATCACGCCGATCATTTATTACTCGTATCCCGTGACGTCGGTGGAACACATCAAGCTGTTTACCTGGCTCATGCAGTATGGCGGCAGCCTGGCGGCGCTGCCCCTGAGTCTGGCATTACTTCACGGACTGTGGCGGGCGGAGCGCGCACAGGGTGACGCGCAACCGCTGCGTGCCGCCTTGATTGCCTCGATGGTCCTGTTCGGCGCCGGCGGCGTGATCGGTTTTCTTATCACTGGCACCAACGTCACCATCCCGGCGCATTATCACGGCAGCATTGTCGGTGTGACCTTGGCGCTCATGGGGCTGACCTATTATCTCCTGCCGCATTTCGGTTACCGCCGGCCCGACATGAAACTTGCCCGGCTCCAGCCGTACTTTTACGGCGGCGGCCAGTTGCTGCACGTGCTCGGGCTGGTGATCTCGGGCGGTTACGGCGTGCAGCGCAAGGTCGCGGGGGCCGCGCAGGAACTCGACACGGTGGAGCGCGTCGCCGGCATGGGACTCATGGGGCTGGGCGGAATGATTTCCATCATCGGTGGATTTTTGTTTATCTATGTTTGTTACCGTGCCATGTGGCCGAAGCAATCGTTCAGCGCTAAACCCTAA